The Punica granatum isolate Tunisia-2019 chromosome 4, ASM765513v2, whole genome shotgun sequence sequence ATTGATGCCACATATTAGCTTGAGTGACAGCCATTAAAGACATGTGCAGGCAAAAATCATGTAGTCCTCTATCTAAAAAAGTACACAAAACGAGATGTCCTTTCTAAAAATAGAAGCAACGAGAGAAAATGGAGCAGTGTGGTTATAGTCATTATCCTTGCCCTGTCATAGACCcgttattatttaattttatttttaaaaaattgacgtGTTAATCATGCAAATTCATTGTGCCTTTTCTTAAATAATGTGATCATTGTAATTGCAAGAAAGAAGGTCTTACGAAAGACAGACCAATGATAAAAAGATTAGGAAGACAACGACAAAGTTAGTTAAAAagcaagaaaaaataaaaaataataaagtgaACAATAGAAGAGAAGTATATCACCAAGTAGTTTAGGAGAGTGTTACATCTAAACAGTAAAattctatataatttttttggctaACCATTCAATAAAATCATTTGATTATCTACAACGCGCTggtataaaagaaaattatgccTCCTCACCATTTTATAGCTCACTTTAATAGCAtgtttgttttcagggttaaaatcacaaaaaattcaactttaattttaattttaactcaacacactacacaacaaaaatacacatttcccaagtcaaaaattttaactttaactttaactcaacacactacacaacatttgtccacaattaaaatcaaagttactttaactctaaaaccaaacacaccgtAAATTTCTCCTCTaccaccaaaaaagaaaatcctcAATAATTTCTCGTATGACAATtcaattttgtttctttattaaaaaaaaagttcataacCTAGTTTAAGATGGGAAAAGCGAAACAAATAATACAAAAGTGCCCTAGTAATGATCaaattcatgatttttatGTTTCGAGTCGTAGCGACTTGTATCGCTAAATCAAAcccctttccttttcctctgACAAATCATAGAAGCACACgtacatacatataaatataaatatatatatatatatatatatatatatatatatattcttggtaccagtgttatcagaatcaGATCGGACCGGGCGGTTCGATCGGTCAGACCGAAAATCGGATCTATGTCCGGTCCGGTAGCTTAAAAACcgaaaatacataaataaacCGGTGAACCCAAAAAACCGGACGGTTTTTAGACAAACCCAtgtgaaccggccggttcatgGGTGGTTcagaattttttaaagaaaaatcgCAAAATGCATAACTCAGAGGTTGTGATTCGAGGCAGGGGAAGACGGGTGGATCGAGGGTGGACAGAGAAGGGGTAGACGAAGAGCAGCAGAGAGAGTCGAGATCGCCTAGAGAGTCGGGCAGAGATTCGTTGAAGGAATTCCTTCCAAGGCTCAAGATGGTGAGTTCCTGAAGCTGacagaggagagagaaggagttgaggggagagagagaggggtggGGTACATGCAGTTGCAGGTTTCAAATGGAGGCAATTCATCTACTAGAAGAAAGGGACAATTAGTTCTTCTCGATCAAGGCCTTATTCCCACATTGCATGCCAAGTCTGCTCTGGGTATGAACAGATATACACACGCTATATTTGACAAGTTTTTTTTAGGTTTCGATGCTTATTTCTATCTTTCGTTCAAACTAGGGTTATTTTtgaaagaataagaaaattttgggtgtatttttataataattatgtattatataatttttaattaaaatgtgCGGTTCGACCCATCGAATCCGGTTGAACCCATCGAACACGTGAATCCATACCTTGACCGATTCGACATCCGGTCCAGTTTTGATAATACTGCTCGGTACCAATTAAAATAAGTATATGCttcctaccaaaaaaaaaaaagtatatgctATATGAAGAGCACAACATACATAACTTCTCGccattatttagaaaaaatgaaTGTCCCTTCTCCCATATCTCAACCTTCTTCGAAACTGAAAATGAACTCCTTTGTCCAATCCAACTCCTCCTTCAGACTTGCCAATAGCAGCCcgaaaaaattagaaaaccgCAATCCTCAGGACAATGGGCTCAAGCGCAAGGCATTGGCATCCAGAGACACCAACAAGAAGCACACGAAAATAAGCAAGGATTGGATGGAATATCAAGGAATCAACGGATGGGAAGGCTTGCTCGATCCTCTAGATGACAATTTACGTAGTGAGATTCTTCGTTATGGTGACTTTGTCGAAGCCACCTATCGTTCCTTTGATTTCAACCCTTCTTCACCTACTTATGCTACTTGTAAATACCCTAAGAGCTCACTCCTCACCCGCTCAGGGATCCGCTGCAGCGGATACCGGGTCACGAGGAACCTAAATGCCACTTGTGGTGTTGAGTTGCCTGCTTGGCCTGTGAGAGTCCCGAGCTGGATGTCCACTCGATCTAGCTGGATTGGGTACGTGGCAGTTTGTCACGACAGGAGAGAGATTTCAAGGCTGGGAAGGCGAGATGTGGTGATCGCTTTCCGGGGCACCGGAACTTGCTTGGAGTGGATCGAGAACCTGCGTGCTGCCCTGACATGTCTGCATGGCAGTGGCGTTGATGATGGGCCCATGGTGCAGAGCGGGTTCTTGAGCCTGTACTCTTCGAAGGCTTCCAAGCGCCAAAGCTTACAAGACACGGTACGAGAAGAAGTCAGAAGAATCATCAGGATGTATGGTGAAAAGCCCCTCAGCTTCACGATCACAGGTCACAGTCTAGGGGCAGCGCTGGCTACACTTGCCGCTTACGACATACACAACACCTTTGCAGATGCCCCGATGGTGACAGTTATATCGTTCGGGGGCCCTCGCGTGGGGAATAAGAGCCTTGGATGCCTCCTAGAAAAGAGCGGGACCAACATATTGCGCATCGTGAATTCAGATGATCTGATCACCAAGGTTCCCGGGTTCGTCATTGACAACAACAATGGTACAGTAGACCACAGGGATGCAACAAATGCACCGGGCCTTCCAGGCTGGTTAAATCAGCGAATGCAGGACTCACAGTGGCTCTATGCTGACATCGGACGAGAGCTTAGGCTCAGTAGCAAAGACTGTCCATACCTCTATGACATCAACGTCGCGACCTGCCATGAGCTCAAGACGTACCTTCAATTAGTCAGCGGTTTTGTGAGCTCGAAGTGCCCTTTTAGGGCTACGGCGAAGAAGGTGCTAAGTATGCGTTCCCATGGGAGTCGAAGCTGATCCAACGGCATTCTGACATTGTGTGACCTTAGCTTAGTCTGAACTAACAGGAGACGACTAGCTAGCTAGAAGGTTGTCAAggattaattattactttGACTGTATCTAATTAAGTTATAGTTTGTCACCCGAAAATACATTgtagtatatttatttatttatttattttcttagtaCAAGGTTGTCCACGAATCATAGTCGAACAGAAACAAAGCATGCAGGAGAATTCCCACTACAGCGAACCATTAATTAGATTGGCTAATCAATTCTCCACTATAGACGTGAACCTTTAATTATCCATCAATTATCCTTTTCAGCTATTCCTGTCCATCCTTTAGTGGGATGAAGGTTTATTTGTCAGAATTAAAtgtaaaacattttaattctaaaaaatgtaTTTGTTATTGCGCTATACGCCTTTTCTATATTCATCTTCCCTTTGTCTTTGGGTGAATAATCATCAACACCATCAACCCTCCGCAACATCAAGACCCAAATACAAAGTGAAACTTGAAGAGGTCATTCCATTATCATAATAACTAGAGAACGTGCCTGCACTTTGCTGCGGGGACAAATGTTCCCTCAAAATATTTGTTAGATAAATATAattgatatttaaaaattaatattttttatacccacttatttatatattattataacatCTTAAAATAATAGATTTAGAATGTGTATGAGTCTTCTCGTATAATAGgggaaaaaatattatttgtaaTTCAAAAAGTACGTGTATAATTAGTATACTTCCTTACGAAAGATATAATCTAGAAGAAGAAGTTTGtatttattaatgaaaattgGTGTAAATATAAGTATTGATTATATGTATAACTCattagaaaaatgtaaaatagaTAGAATAAAGCAAAACAAATGGTATCAAATCTTGTAATAATCaaggaaaaatagaaaagcttGTAATCATATGGACGAAAAATGTGGCATTATATTTAATTGTGAACGCTATAGGTTCGCTTCTATAGGTGACAtcacttttatatatagtactcataaaaaaaaacggaGAAGTTGCATGTAATAGGGATAAATCTAGctgaaaaaaatcacaaaaaataattttttagaaataacAGTCCAATTATAATGATCGAATTATTTGACTTGACGACTTAATCGGGTTACACTGCTACCTTGTCAGGCCGAGCTTAAAAACATTggataaaaaaggaaattaaaacaaaaaggaaagataTATAGGAGAAGGAAATAGTTCCCCGCCCGCAACCTaaagtttgaaaataaaatttcatatatcCTAATTTATATGTCTAGTATTTCTAATATGAAATTTCTTcagaattttataaataaaagtagGGGAATATTTTTTCGATAAAGAAGTGGTTTGATCATATGATTGGATTATTCGACATATATCGCTCAAGAAAGAATTGTTCTCAGTTAACAGGTTGGTGTAACATTGCTTCCACCGAAAACAAAAAGGTTCTAATGTTACAAAATGGAAATTACTTAAATTGGTGATAAGTtgaaatagtttttttttaatcaacatGGGTTAATTTTAGGTGACTCggcattttttcttttcaattaagGTCTTGAGGGTGAGTCTTATGATTCGAGAAATTGACAAAACTTTTGATCGGAGAGATTCTGGCAGTGACCAAGCTCGCCCAAATATAGGTTAACCGAATTCAATGGACTTTGAAATACAAAACGATTCacaatgaaaatagaaaaatggtTGTATAGTTAAATTAaaggaaattttaaaaataataaaatttaaaaaaaattgggatgGGTCCCACGAGTGGGAAAACCCACCCCACTCGCCGTGAGAGCAGGACGAACCTGCTTTCACTTCTTggttaattaataaataataataataataatttcctcCATTGTTCCCAAAATGGGCAACGTCCACTATCCAATCTATAGAAACTCCTGTTTCTTCTCCAATCCCTTTCCCATATTTGCTGAATGTCTTTCGGATGTTTATTTCATCCACCAGCTATGGAATTCGACTTTCCACACGCGGCCTCTCTAATTGCACCATGTATCTCATTTAACTCCTAAGACTAAAGGTATTAATTcttcaattaatttaatcattttaattaaagtaTTATACTAATTGCCTTACGTACAATTAtaactttttaattaaaaaccaCAATTTATCATAGCAACGATCCCATACAATATGTAAAGAATATACAAAAGTGCACATTCttccagtgttatcagaaccggaccggatgatgaaccggaaggggtacggggCCATGGGTTTATaggtccaaccgggggttcgatgggtcggaccgctcgtttatttaaaataaaataaatattcatattattaaaaaaattatgataattaagataaaagtatgatgattttaaagaaatataacaatagtataagaaagtatctatatttaatatttcttacttcaaaataaatattttattttaataagtacttaaaagtagaattaaaagaacaaaaaagtggtggtggcttggttggtagtatgctaatatgaaaagcaagaggtcgtgagttcaaatccttatacaaccaaccaatttttacattaaataggaaacccataaaaacccatagaaccggccggtttaatgaaattttgcttaaaaccggccggttcaatgggtccggcggttcaaagctgccatttcggtttttaggcgaaccggaccggacttggtgccggttcccggtccgaccggtcgaaccggccggtccggtccggttctgataacaatgcaTTCTTCTTTCATCTTCTTAATGTCCTTATGGGATTttgaagagaagaaaaaattgaatttgacttctatttttttttccttcgcacatattttttttttataagatttGATACTTGCTGTTTCTAGAATGGTGAAGGAACAGAATTTCCAGTGAAGGCTCTTTGGGAATTAGGATAATTTTGTATACGCTTTAAGTACttaaaaaatttagtattCACTGAGGACTATATATGATGCCATTTAagagttatttatttttagcaGTTAAAGCCTCATGTTGAGATGCTGTAATGGATTAAGGAGTTGGTAAACCACTGAATCTTatgagtttgagaatttttttctGTATATCGTCAATTGTCAACATCATTTTATACttatacattttttaaaataatttttcattaaattttaaCACTTcacatttatcattttatacttttttcttcttaattaGCGATCGATTAAATTACACTAAGAATGACGAATTTAAAAAGTTCAGAGATATATGCAAGATTAACAATATCAATTAGAGACGCAATCTATTATTTCCTATAACTGTAAGGCTATATAATTCaatgtaataatttttttcggttacaaagaaAGTATATGGGCATAGATAAATGAAATAAtgtaagaaaatttaattaaaataaagaacgGATGCTGCTCTATTTGCATAGACGCGatctatgaatttttttattttatttttttataaataagggCAAATCCATGGAGAAATTAAGATGATGAACGTGCAAGGAACTATAAAGAAAGAatttttgtatattcattaGATATTGTATGGGATTGTTGCCCATAATAAATTGtggttaaattaaaaaattaatgttgtACATAAGgcaattaatataaaattataattaaaaaataaaattaattacagAACTAACATTATTAGTTTTAGGGGTTAGGACATATGACGCAATTAGAGAAGCTGCGTGTAGAGAATTGGATTCCATAACAGGTGGACGAAATAAAAATCCATTCCTTTAATGGGTGATGCTACAACTGTTGGTAGCAAAAACAACCATCAcggttattttttttctaaccgTTACATCCCTCTACGTAAGATCATGGTCGTACACGTGTTCAATATTTTTTACCTTAAGATTCTTCCCTCATAGTTTAACTATCAATATTTTTGGCCCTGCATGTTCTTGTCGGCACTCGGTCTTGCTGTGAACGAACCAGATCCTCTTCGATATTAAACTGaaccgaaaagaaaattgagtcCCATAGAAAATTCCTTAAAtaccaagaaagaaaaaaatgttgcGATAAATCTAACAGTGAGTACGGAAGTATACGTATCACCTCAAGTAATATAGAGTGAATAAGAGTATTATCCCACAGAGACTGATTTAGACCTTACTAAAGAAAATTGAGTCCCATTGAAAATTCCTAAAATaccaagaaagaaagagaggttGCGATAAATCTAATAGTGAGCACGCAAGTATATGTATCACCTCAAGTAATATAGCGTGAATAAAAATATCGCCTCACGGAAACTGATTTAGATCTCACTAAGTACCAAAACTGTCACAACTAGCTTTTATCTAGACGATCGATTCCAGAAAAGTGGTTAAAACTAAATCGAAGAACTAAACTAAGACAACAAAATAATCACGAGTGGAATCAATGGAGATGAACCTAGGACTTTCAATTTTTCCTAGTACCTTGTACAAAATCGATCCTTCTGTCTCTATTATATCAAATTCATGAATTACTAACCTATGATTCTATTATCTTTCTACCTCTCTTCCCAGCGTTACATAAACGTATTCCCTGTATTGAATTAATTACTCTATTCATGGGCAATTAATAAGCAAGAAAACCTTAATCATCAACCTTAATAGGCTAGTAAGGCGTTCAGGTATATTCCCATCCCTCACACGAATTAATCGGTCTTCCAACCCAAACTAAACTTAGGCTATCATATCCATGGCTTAACCTAGAATCCTCTTCCGAGCTCATCTAGATTTTctaatcaaattaattggtGATCAGGCAATTAATCGCGTTAAGAACAAGATAAGATAAGTACTTCAATTGAATTCAACAGATATAGAGAAAAGAATCCATAATTCTATATAAAAGTACTAGGTTCCATTGAAGCCCTAGATAAAAGAGTTTAGCTCATGATCGTAATGTTAAACATCAAATCCCTCAAAGAAAACATGAACATGACAACAAGGATTAGGAGAAAAACGAGAACGAATGATGTAGCCGGTTCTCCAACTCGAGCCACAGTCGTCACGATCTCGATCTCCACCTCTTCTTGCTCCCAAGCTCACcgttctcttcctcttctcctctctcAATGTTCAGCCCCTATCTCCCTATATTAAACGTCCAAGAATTCCTCTCCAAGCAAAATCTCCAAAGTTTCCTCGTTTAACCTATCCCAATTAGATTTTTCTATcccaacaataatataaaatatctcTTCAAGACTTTCCTATTCTTGTAACCCTTACGACTTGAGAAAGATCCCGAAATAAGCAAGATCAGATCGGTTAAGACTGAACTGAAGGGCTGCAGCTGTCTGTTTTTGCGGCTGAGGCCGTCTGAATCTGTATTTTCTGTCGCGCACTGAATTTCTTTCAGTCATATCTTCCTCGTTTTAGCTCCGATTGATGAACCGTTTGAACCGTTGAGCTCTTTACTCAAAGAGCTTTCCAATGATATGCAATTTTCACTATTTAGCTCCAGTTTAGCCTTTTCAAAATACAAAAAGCTTAGAGGCTGGTAAAAGCTCGGTTCATGAATTAACTCCCAAAATCAcctaaaaacaaataaaaaatcactTAAGACTCTAAAATCctatcaaaatataaatgaatgTAACTTAAATTATAAACCTACTAAAACTAAGCTAAACTCAAGAAACTAACTCCAAATAAATGCATAAAAGGTATCGAATAACTCTATTTTTATAGAGTTAACAAGAGATATATAGACAAATTTGAGAAATCTCATGTTCATCACAACATCAAAATACGACGTACGATATTCTTGGGAaaacaaaaattggaaaatttcgTCGAATTGCAgagaaaaaatagagagaaagAAACCCAATTCGACGAGCCACAAAAAATTGTTGTGGGTGTTGGTGGTGAGTTCGTCAAAGTGCGGGGAAAGgcatttgttctttttttgatGAGTGGGAAAGGCATTTGCTCTGTGTTAGTGATGATCGATCTTTTTTTGGATTTGCATATTAAAtgggataattaattatgacaTGAAATAAGCAGTTTAGAAAGGAAAACAATGGGAAATAAGTTTGCTGTTTGCAATTGCAGAGAACTAAGCTTTGTGAATACAATCTTTTCTAGGGTTTTGATTATATTTCCAGGGCTATTCAATGTTCCTGGGGAGGGTTGGCAAACGAGGAGGACGATGAATGGGAGTTTAatgattatttaattttcctttttccttttattttttttaagtgtaaaactacaattttatttattgaattgGGAGATTTCATCCGGTTAAATGTCAACTGTATTTGGCTCGTTCTCGAGCACAGTCGAGCGGCATCAAAAAGATGCAGGATCGAAACTATAAGACACAAAAATATGAGTGGGGAATCTTCATGTTATAAATGTATGAACACATGTAtgggtcctttttttttttgggataagtgATGAATTCTAATAACCAAAGAGAGAATGTACATAGTACGCTTGTTCAAAAGAAACTATTAAAGAAAACTATTTACATCAAGATCAAAATTTGAAACTCCTAACAGCTAAAGAGAATCTAAGCTTAGACTCTAAATTCGGAATAGATCGGATTCTAAGTTGTATAAGACTTGTAATCAGCTGCAGAATGGGGAAAACAATGTTGCATTTCCGTTGAAAAACACGAGCATTCTTGTCTCACCATATTTGATAAACATAGCATGTCCAGCATAAGTCCAATACAATAGAATCAAACTTATGATCTTTAAAATGATAGACCCACTCCACTTCTAATGTCAAATTcttaacatgtttgtgaactCCAAACCTGCTTAGAACACTCTTTTAAAGAGCTTGAGTAACTAGAAAGATAAAGAACATATGATCTCGAGAGTCAAATTCCAAACTACAGAATTCGGATTCTAAAGTCGCTACTGTAAGCCTCCATCCCATTAGTCTCTCTTTTGTAACAAACCTATCTTTCAAAGTGAGCTAACAAAGAAAAGAGGCCCTTAGAATGTTCCACGGAAAGCATATTGGTTTACTCTATTGAAcctttgcttttttttgttCGGAGCTGCTCCTAAGCTGAGGTAAAAGTAAACTATCCAAATCTAGATTCAATCTAAACAATACTATCTTGTTGCTGCAATTGAAGAGTAGACATTAGTAACTTCAATTCTTCAGCTTGGATGTCGGATGTCAAAGGCTACTCCCATCCACTAGACTTTAGAACATAATTTATCTGCGAGTTTTTTCCAATAATTGAGAAGCATAAAAATCTCCTAGAATAATAATCCAAGAGAGG is a genomic window containing:
- the LOC116203348 gene encoding phospholipase A(1) DAD1, chloroplastic-like: MNVPSPISQPSSKLKMNSFVQSNSSFRLANSSPKKLENRNPQDNGLKRKALASRDTNKKHTKISKDWMEYQGINGWEGLLDPLDDNLRSEILRYGDFVEATYRSFDFNPSSPTYATCKYPKSSLLTRSGIRCSGYRVTRNLNATCGVELPAWPVRVPSWMSTRSSWIGYVAVCHDRREISRLGRRDVVIAFRGTGTCLEWIENLRAALTCLHGSGVDDGPMVQSGFLSLYSSKASKRQSLQDTVREEVRRIIRMYGEKPLSFTITGHSLGAALATLAAYDIHNTFADAPMVTVISFGGPRVGNKSLGCLLEKSGTNILRIVNSDDLITKVPGFVIDNNNGTVDHRDATNAPGLPGWLNQRMQDSQWLYADIGRELRLSSKDCPYLYDINVATCHELKTYLQLVSGFVSSKCPFRATAKKVLSMRSHGSRS